From a single Paenibacillus sp. FSL W8-0426 genomic region:
- a CDS encoding sensor histidine kinase: protein MIDSRNLNTLRNQIFIGSLFVMMLVLGSIAFILYQQVSVLLRNNAESHIEQTAIQTTGKLEALVSQIDTWTSQVATDPSVQLYLAQESAGRTLSFTERQNLQEEVRKLEAYAASIRSIEIYTKEYRRLLPLDDVQLDQRVEHGLVDEADRAQGRLVWFGIDPRDSHSVVAIRNIRLINQSFEAAGYLVVRIDKSYFQLTDTQSNSNRPLEYMNLFDGAGKPISIAPMPGISANIQAHQLQSSIQLDGKSYITVTKPSEKTSWNLVILSPADYKAEGISLLQTVIIVSGIGGALLFIILSFFLSTMITKPILNLIKVMRNSKFGTLKPSTVTSATLEIRELNNTYNQMVDRMNELVEVVYQKEILQSRTELKALQSQINPHFLFNTLEAFYWALDEKGEDELAESVIAMSGLFRYVINRGDEDEWVAIDHELTHAERYLTIMNIRMGDRLSWSITCDPSLRSVPIPKLLIQPLVENAILHGIEQQVGPGSIELTVSPSERPGYTQIIVKDSGPGMDDEKIQSLYTAMKEGRSASSKGKGIGIANIYGRLKLSYSTKEPEMRITSQAGKGTVIALTIPNEPGGSFYHEDNTHCG from the coding sequence ATGATCGATTCCCGTAATTTAAACACACTTCGCAATCAAATTTTTATCGGGTCCCTATTTGTCATGATGCTTGTTCTCGGCTCCATTGCTTTTATTCTGTATCAGCAGGTTTCCGTTCTGCTTAGAAACAATGCGGAAAGCCACATTGAGCAGACCGCTATTCAGACAACAGGCAAGCTGGAGGCTTTAGTGAGCCAAATTGATACCTGGACCTCTCAAGTCGCGACGGATCCTTCTGTCCAGCTTTACTTGGCTCAGGAGTCCGCAGGCAGGACACTCAGCTTTACAGAGAGACAAAACCTGCAGGAAGAGGTGCGCAAGCTGGAAGCTTACGCAGCCTCCATCCGCTCCATCGAAATTTACACGAAGGAATACCGTAGACTTCTGCCGCTGGATGATGTGCAGCTGGATCAGCGCGTAGAACACGGACTAGTGGATGAAGCAGATCGAGCACAGGGCAGACTGGTCTGGTTCGGCATTGATCCGCGGGATTCTCACAGTGTCGTTGCGATCCGCAACATCAGACTGATCAACCAGTCGTTTGAGGCAGCCGGTTATTTGGTCGTACGTATCGATAAAAGCTACTTTCAGCTCACGGATACCCAATCCAACAGCAATCGGCCGCTGGAGTACATGAATCTGTTCGACGGAGCCGGCAAGCCTATTTCGATCGCTCCCATGCCAGGCATCAGCGCGAATATTCAAGCGCACCAGCTTCAATCTTCCATTCAGCTGGACGGTAAATCGTATATCACGGTGACGAAGCCTTCGGAAAAGACAAGCTGGAACCTGGTCATTTTATCCCCGGCAGATTACAAGGCAGAGGGCATCAGCCTGCTTCAAACCGTCATTATCGTTTCAGGCATTGGAGGCGCCCTGCTGTTCATCATCCTGTCCTTTTTTCTATCTACAATGATTACGAAGCCCATTCTGAACTTGATTAAGGTGATGCGGAATTCCAAATTCGGGACGTTAAAGCCAAGTACAGTTACCTCTGCCACACTTGAAATACGGGAACTGAACAACACATACAATCAGATGGTGGACAGAATGAATGAGCTCGTAGAGGTCGTGTATCAAAAAGAAATTTTGCAAAGCCGTACAGAGCTTAAAGCGCTTCAGTCTCAGATCAACCCCCATTTCTTGTTTAACACGCTGGAAGCCTTCTACTGGGCGCTCGACGAAAAAGGAGAGGATGAGCTGGCTGAGAGTGTCATTGCGATGTCCGGTCTGTTTCGCTATGTCATTAACCGGGGGGATGAGGACGAGTGGGTGGCTATAGATCATGAGCTGACGCATGCTGAGCGTTACTTGACGATTATGAATATCCGGATGGGAGACAGGCTCTCCTGGAGTATCACATGCGATCCTTCATTACGATCTGTTCCTATACCCAAGCTGCTGATTCAGCCCCTTGTCGAAAATGCCATTCTACATGGAATTGAACAGCAAGTCGGCCCAGGGAGCATTGAGCTGACGGTTTCTCCATCAGAACGTCCGGGATATACGCAGATTATAGTCAAAGACAGCGGACCGGGAATGGACGACGAGAAGATTCAATCCCTATACACGGCCATGAAAGAAGGACGTTCGGCTTCTTCAAAAGGAAAGGGCATCGGCATTGCCAACATCTACGGAAGATTAAAGCTTAGCTACAGCACCAAGGAACCTGAAATGCGTATAACGAGCCAAGCAGGAAAAGGAACCGTCATTGCACTTACGATACCAAATGAACCGGGAGGGTCTTTTTATCATGAAGACAATACTCATTGTGGATGA
- a CDS encoding response regulator, with protein sequence MKTILIVDDEPRTREGIRKTLESWSSGQHTIHILSSAVEALAWLQVNHAHLVITDIRMPEISGLDLIEQIHSSPSPPVVIVISGHAEFDYAQRALKYGVVEYLLKPIDKKKLVAAAELALKRYEDRNQVEQMKKLVDPKLMETAQEDRMYSTSIREAMDYLDQHLNEPVSLRDLSRVLHMNTSYLSSLFKEQTGLTFSDYMTRKRLQRAKELLVNTRLSINEISELVGYQTPKYFVKVFRTAENVSPGRYRANLQTSSEEKIQ encoded by the coding sequence ATGAAGACAATACTCATTGTGGATGATGAACCAAGAACCAGAGAAGGCATACGGAAAACGCTAGAATCTTGGTCATCCGGACAGCACACGATCCATATTTTATCGAGTGCAGTAGAAGCGTTGGCATGGCTGCAGGTGAATCATGCCCATCTTGTCATTACCGATATTCGCATGCCGGAAATCAGCGGGCTCGATTTGATTGAACAAATCCATTCGTCCCCCTCCCCTCCTGTCGTTATTGTCATTTCAGGGCATGCCGAGTTTGATTACGCCCAAAGAGCGCTGAAATACGGTGTAGTCGAATATTTACTCAAGCCGATCGACAAGAAGAAGCTCGTTGCGGCGGCGGAGCTGGCTCTTAAGCGTTATGAGGACCGGAACCAAGTAGAGCAGATGAAAAAGCTGGTCGATCCAAAATTGATGGAGACCGCTCAAGAGGATCGTATGTACAGCACATCGATTCGGGAAGCGATGGATTACCTTGATCAGCATCTGAACGAGCCGGTATCCCTGCGTGATCTGTCCCGGGTGCTTCATATGAATACAAGCTATCTTAGTTCCTTGTTCAAGGAGCAAACCGGCCTTACCTTCAGCGATTATATGACTCGCAAGAGACTCCAACGCGCCAAGGAGCTCCTCGTGAATACGAGACTTTCCATTAACGAGATTTCGGAGCTCGTCGGATACCAGACTCCGAAATATTTTGTGAAAGTGTTTCGAACAGCGGAGAATGTAAGCCCGGGCAGGTATAGAGCGAATCTGCAAACCAGCTCGGAGGAGAAAATCCAATAA